A part of Fibrobacter sp. UWR4 genomic DNA contains:
- the sufB gene encoding Fe-S cluster assembly protein SufB, which produces MSENYKYGFVTDIENEAFEKGLNEDVIRRASALRGEPQFMLDFRLKAYEKLLTMEQPNWGELNFAPVDLQDIVYYSAPKNKKAHEKIEDVDPELLATFEKLGIPLDEQKRLANVAVDAVFDSVSIYTSHKKKLMEMGIIFCSISDAIKEYPELIEQYLGSVVPAGDNYFAALNSAVFGDGSFVYIPAGVKCPMDLSTYFRINNKEAGQFERTLIIADDGAEVSYLEGCTAPEFSSKQLHSAIVELVANENAKIKYSTVQNWYAGDRETGAGGVYNFVTKRGKCAGKNSRISWTQVETGSAITWKYPSCVLVGDNSVGEFYSVALTNGHMQADTGTKMIHIGKNTKSTIISKGISADCSSNAYRGEVSIRKNADGARNYTQCDSMLVGTKSAAHTFPYITVANPTAQTEHEATTSRISEDQLFYFESRGIKREDAIQAMVGGFCKDVFKELPGEFATEARQLLTLKLEHSVG; this is translated from the coding sequence ATGAGCGAGAACTACAAGTACGGGTTTGTAACGGATATCGAAAATGAGGCTTTTGAAAAAGGCCTTAACGAAGATGTCATCCGTCGTGCCAGCGCTCTCCGCGGCGAGCCCCAGTTCATGCTGGATTTTCGCCTTAAGGCCTACGAAAAGCTTTTGACCATGGAGCAACCCAACTGGGGCGAGCTGAATTTTGCCCCTGTGGACCTGCAGGACATCGTCTACTATTCCGCACCCAAGAACAAGAAGGCTCACGAAAAGATCGAGGACGTGGACCCGGAACTTCTGGCCACCTTCGAAAAGCTGGGAATTCCCCTGGACGAACAGAAGCGCCTGGCAAACGTGGCCGTGGACGCAGTGTTCGACTCCGTCAGTATTTATACAAGCCACAAGAAGAAGCTCATGGAAATGGGCATCATCTTCTGCAGTATTTCCGATGCCATCAAGGAATACCCGGAACTGATCGAACAGTACCTGGGTAGCGTGGTTCCCGCAGGCGACAACTACTTTGCCGCCTTGAACAGTGCCGTGTTTGGTGACGGAAGCTTCGTCTACATTCCCGCAGGCGTCAAGTGCCCCATGGACCTCAGCACCTACTTCCGCATCAACAACAAGGAAGCAGGCCAGTTCGAACGTACTTTGATTATCGCAGACGACGGCGCCGAAGTCAGCTACCTGGAAGGCTGCACCGCTCCGGAATTCAGCAGCAAGCAGCTCCATAGCGCCATCGTAGAACTGGTGGCCAACGAAAACGCCAAGATCAAGTACAGCACCGTGCAGAACTGGTACGCAGGCGACCGCGAAACCGGCGCCGGCGGCGTGTACAACTTTGTGACCAAGCGCGGTAAATGCGCCGGCAAGAACAGCCGCATCAGCTGGACCCAGGTGGAAACCGGTTCCGCCATCACTTGGAAGTACCCCAGCTGCGTTCTGGTGGGTGACAACTCTGTTGGCGAATTCTACAGCGTGGCATTGACCAACGGACACATGCAGGCCGACACCGGCACCAAGATGATCCACATCGGCAAGAATACCAAGAGCACCATTATCTCTAAAGGTATCAGCGCCGACTGCAGCAGCAACGCCTACCGCGGCGAAGTCAGCATCCGCAAAAATGCTGATGGAGCCCGTAACTACACTCAGTGCGACAGCATGCTGGTGGGAACCAAGAGTGCGGCCCACACCTTCCCCTACATCACCGTGGCAAATCCCACAGCGCAGACAGAACACGAAGCCACCACCAGCCGCATCAGCGAAGACCAGCTGTTCTATTTCGAGAGCCGTGGCATCAAGCGTGAAGACGCCATCCAGGCTATGGTGGGCGGATTCTGCAAGGACGTGTTCAAGGAACTGCCCGGCGAATTCGCTACTGAAGCAAGACAGCTACTGACCCTGAAGCTGGAACACAGCGTAGGGTAA
- a CDS encoding sodium-dependent transporter, with translation MKERENFASRLGFILIAAGCAIGIGNVWRFPFITGQYGGAAFILIYLFFLVILGLPALIAEFAVGRGSKRGIGRSFEELEPAGTKWHWAKYPMIVGDYLLMMFYTTVSGWMMYYFYHMAVEGDIHGLTPAQVGERFGTMLGNPSVQVGWMAIATILGLGIVSLGLQKGVERVTKTMMSLLFVIMIILAIRAVTLPGADEGLKFYLLPDFTRLQQQGITEVIFAAMGQAFFTLSIGIGSMSILGSYIGKKHSLAKEAVNICALDTIVALLAGLIIIPSCFAFGVEPGAGPGLVFVTLPNIFSQMPAGRWCGVAFFLFMSFAALSTLVAVFENIVAFWMDLKGFDRKKVVTWNIVAIILLSLPCALGFNVLSGFQPFGAGSGVLDLEDFLVSNTLLPLGAMFFVVFCNIRYGWGQKNFYDEVNTGKGMKMPGNAVVRFYIKWVLPLIVLVIFAMGYIQKFAPDFYNQILGK, from the coding sequence ATGAAGGAAAGAGAAAACTTTGCATCTCGTTTAGGTTTTATTCTGATTGCGGCCGGTTGCGCCATCGGTATTGGTAACGTTTGGCGATTCCCCTTTATTACGGGTCAGTACGGCGGCGCCGCATTCATTCTTATCTATTTGTTCTTCCTGGTGATTTTGGGCCTTCCTGCTTTGATTGCAGAATTTGCCGTGGGCCGCGGAAGTAAGCGCGGTATCGGCCGTTCTTTCGAGGAACTGGAGCCTGCAGGGACCAAGTGGCACTGGGCCAAGTATCCCATGATTGTCGGGGACTACTTGCTCATGATGTTCTACACCACTGTGAGTGGCTGGATGATGTATTACTTCTACCACATGGCGGTGGAAGGGGATATTCACGGCTTGACTCCCGCCCAGGTAGGGGAACGCTTCGGAACCATGCTGGGTAACCCCAGTGTTCAAGTTGGCTGGATGGCCATTGCCACAATTCTTGGCCTCGGCATTGTCTCCCTTGGCCTCCAGAAGGGTGTGGAACGTGTTACCAAGACCATGATGTCCCTCCTGTTTGTCATCATGATTATCCTTGCCATCCGCGCCGTGACTCTCCCTGGTGCTGATGAAGGTCTGAAGTTCTACTTGCTTCCGGACTTTACCCGCCTTCAGCAGCAGGGGATTACCGAAGTAATCTTTGCCGCCATGGGCCAGGCATTCTTTACCTTGAGTATCGGTATCGGCTCCATGTCCATTCTGGGAAGCTACATCGGCAAAAAGCATTCTCTGGCTAAGGAAGCCGTCAATATCTGCGCCCTGGATACCATTGTCGCCCTGCTTGCAGGTTTGATCATCATCCCGAGTTGCTTTGCCTTCGGTGTTGAACCGGGTGCTGGTCCTGGCCTTGTATTCGTGACCCTCCCCAATATCTTTAGCCAGATGCCTGCTGGCCGCTGGTGCGGTGTTGCCTTCTTCCTGTTCATGAGCTTTGCTGCCCTTTCCACTCTGGTGGCCGTGTTCGAAAACATTGTGGCCTTCTGGATGGACCTGAAGGGCTTTGACCGCAAGAAGGTGGTGACCTGGAATATTGTTGCCATTATCCTCCTGTCCTTGCCTTGTGCATTGGGCTTTAACGTCCTTTCCGGATTCCAGCCTTTTGGTGCCGGTAGCGGTGTCCTTGACTTGGAAGACTTCCTGGTGTCCAACACCTTGCTTCCGTTGGGAGCGATGTTCTTCGTAGTGTTCTGCAACATCCGTTATGGCTGGGGTCAGAAGAACTTCTATGATGAAGTCAATACCGGCAAGGGCATGAAGATGCCTGGAAATGCTGTGGTCCGTTTCTACATCAAGTGGGTTCTTCCCCTGATTGTGCTGGTAATCTTTGCGATGGGTTATATCCAGAAGTTTGCCCCTGATTTTTATAACCAGATTTTGGGTAAGTAA